The Thermococcus sp. EP1 region ACCGGTAATTACCACAGTCTCAATACCAAGTTTTCTCAAGAGCTCTTCAAGTTTCGTTCTATAGAAGGCATTATACGTGTTTTTCTCAATGATAATCTTAGCAAACGGTTTGAAATTGTCAAGAATTTCGTTAAGAGGATCTTCCCTATGCATCCCACTACCCCACCACCAAACCATTATCCCCTCTTTATGCGAATGGCGAGTAAAAATTATGGGAACTCCAAGGGCATTAATCTTTCTGTAAAACCCTTCTAATCGAGATATTAAAGCCTGTGAAGAAGGAAGATACGCAGGACTCTTAGGAACTAAAAAGTACTTTTGGAGATCAATGGCTAGAACAGCAGCTTTTTTGAATAATTTAACCTTTTCCCACTTTCTTGGCCTAAAATATCTCTCCCTAACTTTCAAAATGAAGTCTTCAGTAAAATACTCTTCCTTCATGGTTAAAGATAGGAAAGAGAATTTAAAAATTATCTGTATTTAGCTATTGACCAGCTTCTTTCTCTATATCTTCCACGACTTTCTATCTCTTTAAGCCTCTCTTCAACTTCCTTCCTCTTTTTCTCGCCCCTGATTTCTTCATAACCCTTTAAAACTTCGTTAAAACCTCTTTCAAACCATTTATAGTGAGTGCTCTCCATCGCTCTCTTTAAAAGATGCAAATCAACTCCTTGAGCCTCAAGGCTTATCTCAAATTCAGCAAGGCCAAAGTCTATGAAGTAAATCCTACCACCTCTGAGGATCATGTTAGAAGTCGTTAGGTCACCATGTACTATTCCAGCCTCGTGAAGTTTTCCAACTTGCCTTCCAATTTCTCTGCACAGCTTCAGACGCTCTTCCATGTGAATTTTCTCCAAAAGTTCCTTTAACCTCTCGCCTTCAATGTATTCCATAACTATTTTCATTTCCCTCAAATCCACCTCATAAACGTAAGGAACATTAACTCCAAACTGTTTGGCCCTATGCAGAATCCTAGCTTCTCTAACCGTCCGTTCCTTTCTCAATTTTTCGTCTATCTCTCTTATACGATAGCGCTTTGGAATACGGTGCTTTATAATAATCTTTTCTCCATAGAAAGGGAAGTAAAATTCTTTAAAGTCTGCAAGATATATTTTCGCCTCTGCTCCTTGCTTTACTAGCCTCATGCACCTCACCCACTTATTCCAAGTGCTTTAATAATATTCTGAACATCCTCTAACACAAACCTAATGGAAATGACATTCTCTATTTTTAGCACTAATATGGCTTTTCCTTCTTTGAGTACTAGCCTAGCCTCACCAATATCATTTTCTCCAAGTTTTTTCATAGCATATTTAAGCTTTTCATCTTTACGATCAAGCATATCATCAAGAAGTGATGCTCTGTTCTCAATCTCTACATCCAATACCCCATAATCCAAAACGTTTTCTATAACTTCTTTAAGTTTTTCAATATCTTTAATAGGATAAACCCGAAGGCCTTCCATTTTCAGATCCCCATATATGAGTTCTGTTTTTAGGCGTATTAAAGTTTCCTTGAATCACATGCCAAAACTTTAAGCATTATAGTCACATGGATTAGTTAAAACCATAGAAAACCAAGTGAAAAAGCTGATAAAAGCCCTAGAACGAGAGAATTGGACTCAAATATCGTTGAATTTGCCCCTTCTAATACCTTTCCTTAAATCAAGAAATTCCCTTATTTTTACCTTGCCTTTGCTAATCTCATTCACATATTTTACGAACTCTTCTTTTCGCTCAGGTAGAATACCCACAACAAACCTCACATCAACACCAAAGTCTCTCTCAACAACTTCTCCTCCAAACTTCTCAACTGCTTTTTCAACTGCACTATACAAATTATAAGGAAAAATAATCTCTATAGGCTCTTTTTTCACGATCTCTATTATACCTGCCTCTTCTAAAACCTCATTTGCTGTCTCACTGTAAGCTTTTATCAATCCACCATAACCAAGCTTTGTGCCTCCAAAATATCTTGTAACAACAACCACAACATTTTCTAAGCCCTTATATTCAAGAACCTTCAGAACGGGCCTTCCCGCACTTCCTCTAGGTTCACCGTCATCATCATAGTGAATAATCAGAGTATTACCTTCCCTAACTCGATAAGCAGAAACATTATGCGTGGCATCAGCATGAGCTTCTTTAACCTTTGCAACGAATTCCTTAGCCTCTTTTTCGCTTTTTGCCGGTACTGCGTAACCTATAAAAAGGGAGTCTACATAGGTTTTTTCGACTTTTCCAAAACCTTTAATCGTTTTATAGCTCTCCATAAGGGAGGCTAAGACAAACTAAACTTAAGAATCTTTTGGAACCTTTTTCCTGTATTTTGTCCAAAATACCTTGAAATCATTATCATATATACTACAAGTCAATTTAATACTT contains the following coding sequences:
- a CDS encoding isochorismatase family protein; translated protein: MKEEYFTEDFILKVRERYFRPRKWEKVKLFKKAAVLAIDLQKYFLVPKSPAYLPSSQALISRLEGFYRKINALGVPIIFTRHSHKEGIMVWWWGSGMHREDPLNEILDNFKPFAKIIIEKNTYNAFYRTKLEELLRKLGIETVVITGVMTHLCCETTAREAFVRGFNVVFPVDGTITQNRFFHEATLRNLSHGFAVTPLLEEVLEWLSLG
- a CDS encoding Kae1-associated kinase Bud32: MRLVKQGAEAKIYLADFKEFYFPFYGEKIIIKHRIPKRYRIREIDEKLRKERTVREARILHRAKQFGVNVPYVYEVDLREMKIVMEYIEGERLKELLEKIHMEERLKLCREIGRQVGKLHEAGIVHGDLTTSNMILRGGRIYFIDFGLAEFEISLEAQGVDLHLLKRAMESTHYKWFERGFNEVLKGYEEIRGEKKRKEVEERLKEIESRGRYRERSWSIAKYR
- a CDS encoding YigZ family protein — encoded protein: MESYKTIKGFGKVEKTYVDSLFIGYAVPAKSEKEAKEFVAKVKEAHADATHNVSAYRVREGNTLIIHYDDDGEPRGSAGRPVLKVLEYKGLENVVVVVTRYFGGTKLGYGGLIKAYSETANEVLEEAGIIEIVKKEPIEIIFPYNLYSAVEKAVEKFGGEVVERDFGVDVRFVVGILPERKEEFVKYVNEISKGKVKIREFLDLRKGIRRGKFNDI